From the genome of Desulfuribacillus stibiiarsenatis, one region includes:
- the scfB gene encoding thioether cross-link-forming SCIFF peptide maturase: MDNSIHQFRVKDKFLVFDIASNTLLEFDALSYRVLELFRCGHDIDSIIQTMKTEGFTESSEEISDTYQDILTLKSDKVIFTKEVVPSHSLFGNDTIIKAMCLHIAHDCNLRCKYCFAASGHFGGNRTMIDVETGKAAIDFLIEHSKGRQHIEIDFFGGEPLMNMEVVKELVDYAKQQEKQHHKIFKLTLTTNGLLLNEEIRDYLNEQGISLVLSLDGRKEINDKMRHTLDGESCYDVIVPNLKETVKGRNHDNYYLRGTYTSENLDFAADVLHMRDLGFEYISVEPVVAPENLSYALTEEHVDTIRNEYRKLADEYIASKGTNREFSFFHFDVDLENGPCVAKRLSGCGAGHHYVAVTPEGDIYPCHQFVGRQEFLLGNVTEGITQHQLIEQFKNNNVYTKVKCRECWARYMCAGGCHANAYAFNQDLLEPYETTCAITKDRLETALYIKALELAEE, from the coding sequence ATGGATAATTCAATACATCAATTTCGTGTGAAAGATAAATTCCTGGTTTTTGATATAGCAAGCAATACATTATTAGAGTTTGACGCATTAAGCTATCGAGTATTAGAGTTGTTCCGATGCGGGCATGATATAGATTCAATTATACAAACGATGAAAACAGAAGGTTTTACAGAGTCTTCTGAAGAAATATCGGATACCTATCAAGATATACTAACATTGAAAAGTGACAAAGTTATTTTTACTAAAGAAGTCGTGCCAAGCCACTCGCTATTCGGGAATGACACGATTATTAAAGCTATGTGTCTGCATATTGCACATGACTGTAATTTGCGCTGTAAATATTGCTTTGCTGCTAGTGGACATTTTGGCGGCAATCGAACAATGATTGATGTGGAAACAGGGAAAGCAGCCATCGATTTTTTAATTGAGCACTCGAAAGGGCGTCAACATATCGAAATCGACTTTTTTGGTGGAGAACCTCTGATGAATATGGAGGTAGTAAAAGAGCTTGTCGATTACGCTAAACAGCAAGAGAAACAACATCATAAGATTTTCAAACTTACATTAACGACGAATGGACTCCTGTTGAACGAAGAGATACGTGATTATTTAAATGAGCAAGGAATTAGTTTAGTTCTGAGTCTTGATGGTCGCAAGGAAATAAACGATAAAATGAGACATACATTGGATGGAGAAAGCTGTTACGATGTCATTGTCCCAAATTTGAAAGAGACTGTAAAAGGCAGAAATCACGATAATTACTATCTACGAGGTACCTATACCAGCGAGAACTTAGATTTTGCGGCAGATGTATTACACATGAGGGATTTAGGCTTTGAATATATATCTGTTGAGCCAGTTGTTGCACCTGAGAACTTGAGCTATGCATTAACGGAAGAACATGTCGATACAATTCGCAACGAATATCGAAAGCTTGCGGATGAATATATTGCTTCTAAAGGAACAAATCGAGAGTTCTCTTTCTTTCACTTCGATGTAGATTTAGAAAATGGACCATGTGTCGCTAAGAGACTTTCAGGTTGTGGTGCAGGTCATCATTATGTGGCAGTTACCCCTGAGGGAGATATATATCCTTGCCATCAATTTGTTGGTAGACAAGAGTTTTTACTTGGAAACGTAACCGAAGGCATTACGCAACATCAGTTAATTGAGCAATTTAAGAACAACAATGTATACACGAAAGTAAAGTGTAGAGAATGCTGGGCACGCTATATGTGTGCTGGTGGTTGCCATGCAAATGCCTATGCGTTTAATCAAGATTTATTAGAACCTTATGAAACAACTTGTGCGATTACGAAAGACCGCTTAGAAACAGCTTTATATATTAAAGCACTAGAATTAGCTGAAGAGTAA
- a CDS encoding COG2426 family protein: MKDYILLIVDMLSSLPNELIVVIIAALPIIELRGAIPVGVELGLPIFQAWYLSILGNLLPILPILYFFQPLSNYLMRYRIYQKFYDWLYNRTMRKSDKVQQWGALGLVLFTAVPLPTTGAWTACFAAILFRIPVRLSFSAISLGVVLAGFIVAFLSNMLLG, from the coding sequence TTGAAAGATTACATTTTACTAATCGTTGATATGTTATCATCATTACCTAACGAATTGATAGTAGTTATCATCGCGGCATTACCAATTATTGAGTTGCGAGGGGCTATTCCAGTGGGGGTAGAACTTGGCTTGCCGATTTTTCAGGCATGGTATTTAAGTATTCTTGGGAATTTACTGCCAATTCTCCCTATCCTTTATTTCTTTCAGCCATTATCGAATTATCTTATGCGATATCGAATCTACCAGAAATTCTATGATTGGTTATACAATCGTACGATGAGAAAAAGTGATAAGGTTCAGCAATGGGGAGCGTTGGGATTAGTACTTTTTACAGCAGTACCATTACCGACAACAGGGGCTTGGACCGCCTGTTTTGCAGCAATACTTTTCCGTATTCCCGTACGTTTATCTTTCTCTGCCATAAGTCTTGGTGTAGTACTTGCAGGGTTTATCGTAGCGTTTTTGAGTAATATGCTTCTAGGTTGA
- the scfA gene encoding six-cysteine ranthipeptide SCIFF, whose product MKHIKILSRNTLQDSIHTGACGECQTSCQSACKTSVTIGNQVCLQKEQK is encoded by the coding sequence ATGAAACACATCAAGATATTAAGTAGGAATACATTACAAGATTCAATTCATACAGGTGCTTGTGGCGAATGCCAGACTTCATGCCAATCCGCATGTAAGACATCAGTAACTATTGGAAATCAAGTGTGCCTACAAAAAGAACAGAAATAA